In one Acanthochromis polyacanthus isolate Apoly-LR-REF ecotype Palm Island chromosome 20, KAUST_Apoly_ChrSc, whole genome shotgun sequence genomic region, the following are encoded:
- the LOC110966328 gene encoding uncharacterized protein LOC110966328, with product MSHRSQPWPSKFEIPTFSFDVEQLLEAGNQAFLKDGTLLQNPRLTSSILEKLAEVIFGYTAYPTGIQIISVVEALIEKFPCLREPGSFNGLYGWQQRIKYKMGNYRAKLRCCQLACPELEVNCLKNKRSNERGSSKGFKRPKKAEVNYLPPLPFGDTEAILEKERIDMLQEVKKKNNNKIIAEKMERSFFYRRLEVVKQCPAIKDFQERWPALFSEAQIKEEFRRITTVHLERTFLTNLDFYTPKLLVLRGKKGGIAGTKIRPLLESFNEQHIETRREAVIRSLIEFLGESTDELIKDYMDTSREAIEKDKAEYVMKICVSHGIEGSNADVSIVVEGTQVLDKCESVSKACLLLMGIIYAVNMSYPPKLKYVFEVFQKLFLELDVLKMSPNIRSLRNKLVV from the exons ATGTCTCACCGGTCCCAGCCATGGCCTTCCAAGTTTGAAATACCAACTTTTTCCTTTGATGTGGAACAGCTTTTGGAGGCTGGAAACCAAGCATTCCTAAAGGATGGTACCCTGCTGCAAAATCCGAGATTGACAAGTAGCATTCTCGAGAAGCTGGCAGAGGTCATATTTGGTTATACAGCTTACCCGACTGGGATCCAAATTATCTCTGTGGTAGAAGCTTTAATAGAAAAGTTTCCATGCCTCAGAGAACCTGGTTCTTTTAATGGTCTGTATGGGTGGCAGCAAAGAATCAAGTACAAAATGGGCAATTATCGTGCAAAATTAAGATGTTGTCAACTTGCCTGCCCAGAGCTGGAGGTGAACTGTCTGAAAAACAAGAGGTCAAATGAAAGAGGTTCAAGCAAAGGCTTTAAAAGGCCTAAAAAAGCAGAGGTAAACTACCTGCCTCCACTGCCATTTGGGGACACAGAAGCCATTTTAGAGAAGGAGAGAATTGACATGCTGCAAGAAgttaagaagaaaaacaataataagATAATTGCTGAGAAAATGGAAAGATCTTTCTTCTACCGAAGACTGGAAGTTGTGAAGCAATGCCCTGCCATAAAAGATTTCCAGGAAAGATGGCCTGCTCTTTTCTCTGAAGCTCAG ATCAAGGAAGAGTTCCGGAGAATTACAACAGTTCACCTGGAGAGAACCTTTCTCACAAATCTGGACTTCTACACCCCGAAACTACTCGTTCTGCGCGGCAAAAAAGGTGGCATTGCAGGCACTAAAATAAGACCTCTGCTGGAGTCCTTCAATGAA caaCATATTGAGACCAGAAGGGAAGCAGTTATCCGCTCCCTAATTGAATTCCTGGGGGAGTCTACTGATGAACTCATCAAGGACTACATG GACACCAGCCGAGAAGCCATTGAAAAAGACAAGGCTGAATATGTGATGAAAATTTGTGTCTCACATGGAATTGAAGGATCCAATGCTGATGTCTCTATTGTGGTCGAGGGAACCCAGGTACTAGACAAATGTGAAAGTGTGAGCAAGGCATGCCTGTTGCTCATGGGCATCATATATGCAGTCAACATGAGCTACCCACCTAAGCTAAAGTACGTCTTTGAGGTTTTCCAAAAGCTCTTTCTGGAGCTTGACGTCCTCAAAATGTCACCGAACATCCGATCACTGAGAAATAAGCTTGTAGTGTGA